Proteins from one Argopecten irradians isolate NY chromosome 15, Ai_NY, whole genome shotgun sequence genomic window:
- the LOC138308530 gene encoding solute carrier organic anion transporter family member 4A1-like — MGSRVEIVPCNNTAGQSDSGTAAEEGDVTPPCGWCSVNPRVCQRFRTPRWLLFCLCWVSFIQGMIVGGFTSVIISSVERRFQLSSTESGLISSFYDIASVLCLMPVSYFGGMGVKSRYLGLGMFTIGVGTILFCLPHFTTGLYQISSDDSSLLCTTSGSKLTECGASGSLSYYKYMFYVSMLVMGAGGSPLFTLGPTYLDDSVPVKAASTYLGIYHAMNIVGPGVGFLVGGAFLKIYVDFDKVDESEVTANPNSSQYVGAWWIGYLIGGVLAIIVAIPLAGFPKYLPDSAKFKHEKDKEVHANGEIEDNTEVSTKGKKLDVGHLTRSLKVLFLNPMFVCMLFVTITSGFLLAGFATFLPKFFEIQFGLSSSAAALYVGASAICAGAGGTFLGGYIVERFNLQIRGILKLSLVLLGLALLTSLIFIANCSRVPFAGINVAYGDITKSIFVFSGTFKNDSCHSSCNCVRDNLNPVCGKDGITYFSPCFAGCGIVSHNTEPWEYNNCSCVGNVAGSVDATLGTCESSCQYLPVYMVFIVLNMFFSFCMTMPSLTASLRCIPTKQRTFGLGIQWVIAKCLGFIPGPILFGKLIDMACVYWQDDCGDEGSCILYDNETLSYHFLAVTVVGRALSLLFLLFALLVYKSPSDTEDDTWKGKVADDGSDFNSTPDIDSRSINGVRMRRLTEREIFNDPNNANDVSVDVEKQNRVMIDEDEKSSICTDYESNQTVDSDKQTIDESSAATNEIDNEISDATSGNTKSMQTSILLNNFFQNDESSKEDVGYQSQESDKSDQISLENNQESLQNNDDSDDNSDVDDVGKIQREATMNIEDVGDAEDFFEKYKDVVKNGNLCDVEVL; from the exons GGTATGATCGTCGGAGGCTTCACCAGTGTCATTATATCTAGTGTGGAGAGACGTTTCCAGCTGAGTAGTACAGAGTCTGGCCTGATCTCGAGTTTTTACGACATCGCCTCTGTCCTGTGTCTCATGCCTGTCAGCTACTTCGGGGGAATGGGTGTGAAGTCCCGCTACCTCGGTCTGGGCATGTTTACCATCGGCGTTGGTACAATACTCTTCTGTCTACCTCATTTCACAACGGGCCTGTATCAAATAAGTTCCGATGATTCGAGCCTGCTATGTACGACTTCCGGTAGTAAACTGACAGAATGTGGTGCTTCCGGCAGTTTATcgtattataaatacatgttttatgtttccatgttagTAATGGGAGCGGGAGGATCCCCGCTATTTACCCTGGGTCCGACATATCTCGACGACAGCGTACCGGTCAAGGCAGCTTCCACATATCTAG GTATCTACCATGCTATGAATATTGTTGGTCCCGGCGTTGGATTCCTCGTCGGAGGGGCTTTCCTCAAAATATATGTGGACTTCGACAAGGTGGATGAGTCAGA aGTTACCGCCAACCCTAACAGTTCACAGTATGTAGGGGCCTGGTGGATTGGCTATCTGATTGGAGGAGTACTGGCTATCATTGTGGCCATACCATTGGCTGGGTTCCCTAAATATCTACCAG ATTCAGCAAAATTCAAGCATGAAAAGGATAAGGAAGTCCACGCTAATGGCGAAATAGAGGACAATACCGAGGTCAGCACGAAAGGCAAGAAACTAGACGTGGGGCACCTGACTCGCTCACTCAAGGTCCTGTTCCTGAATCCTATGTTCGTGTGCATGTTGTTCGTCACGATTACAAGTG GATTCTTGTTGGCTGGCTTTGCAACATTTTTgccaaaattctttgaaatccAATTTGGCTTATCTTCGTCGGCAGCCGCCCTCTATGTAG GTGCGTCTGCAATCTGCGCTGGAGCGGGTGGGACATTCTTAGGAGGGTATATAGTGGAGAGATTCAACCTACAAATCCGAGGAATCCTAAAGCTTAGTTTAGTATTACTCGGATTAGCTCTGCTCACATCCCTTATATTTATAGCAAATTGCTCCAGAGTTCCATTTGCCGGTATAAACGTGGCATACGGAGACATAACCAAAAG TATCTTTGTGTTTTCCGGGACCTTTAAGAACGACAGCTGTCATTCTAGCTGTAACTGTGTCAGAGACAATCTTAATCCAGTTTGCGGTAAGGATGGTATCACATATTTCTCCCCGTGCTTCGCCGGATGTGGTATTGTTTCTCACAACACGGAACCCTGG GAATACAACAATTGCAGCTGTGTAGGTAACGTTGCCGGAAGTGTGGATGCTACTTTAGGCACGTGCGAGAGTTCCTGCCAGTACCTGCCTGTATATATGGTGTTTATTGTTCTCAACATGTTCTTCTCGTTCTGCATGACCATGCCTTCTCTCACCGCGTCGCTCAG gtGTATTCCAACAAAACAACGAACGTTTGGCCTGGGTATACAATGGGTTATAGCCAAGTGCCTTG GCTTTATCCCCGGCCCCATCCTGTTCGGGAAGCTCATAGATATGGCCTGTGTATACTGGCAGGACGACTGTGGAGACGAGGGCTCGTGTATCCTCTACGACAACGAGACGTTAAGCTATCATTTCCTCGCTGTAACTGTCGTGGGCAGAGCCCTGTCTCTTCTCTTCCTTTTATTTGCCTTACTTGTATACAAATCACCGTCAGATACCGAAGATGATACTTGGAAAGGGAAAGTAGCTGACGACGGAAGTGACTTCAACAGCACACCGGATATAGACTCACGTAGTATAAATGGTGTTCGAATGAGACGATTGACGGAAAGGGAAATATTTAATGATCCGAACAACGCAAATGATGTTTCAGTTGATGTGGAGAAACAAAATAGAGTAATGATAGATGAAGATGAAAAATCCTCCATTTGTACCGATTATGAAAGTAATCAAACTGTTGATAGTGACAAACAGACTATCGACGAATCGAGTGCAGCAACCAATGAGATTGACAATGAAATATCAGATGCAACATCAGGCAATACCAAATCAATGCAAACTagtattttattgaataatttctttcaaaatgaTGAAAGCTCAAAAGAAGACGTTGGATACCAGTCACAGGAAAGTGATAAATCCGATCAAATTTCTTTAGAAAATAACCAAGAGTCGCTCCAGAACAATGACGACAGCGACGATAACTCTGACGTCGACGATGTTGGAAAAATTCAAAGAGAAGCGACGATGAATAttgaggatgtaggggatgcaGAAGACTTCTTCGAAAAATACAAAGATGTTGTGAAAAACGGTAATCTATGTGATGTAGAAGTGCTTTAG